From Coffea arabica cultivar ET-39 chromosome 2e, Coffea Arabica ET-39 HiFi, whole genome shotgun sequence, the proteins below share one genomic window:
- the LOC140036923 gene encoding MND1-interacting protein 1-like, giving the protein MAGSRKGKHKKKKEKSNPHKSKENNKQIDISDIKSELGHEKEGDKCDSKHTEDKQVEQLPTRLRNYSEEQINEIIFSLEELIQSLEQQLNDRINWILKKRREVKANMVSHTHELMKLSSEKKKREQPAKEKEELKTSMSKMMLNKEKVRGIATGQLDRLYEELGKVEAENLRLRAELTAIKLNESESKKNMKQAVKKEKEGVEEIESSKKHISKTKSLINQEKEKILQQEVGLKNVVQAQGEAKLKFKQEMEDKEQPRILVLEEKKPTRIATEDRDRKLSSLEQELETERRCVIDDKERRMLEASHLKTQHLLASGVLEAGSSQNLAQAMLIPDHGSCIVCCKKEVSVLFMPCSHQVACFNCSVIVGEYCPSCRVQIDEKYKIYGGTS; this is encoded by the exons ATGGCTGGCTCTAGGAAAGGAAAgcacaagaagaaaaaggagaaatcTAATCCTCATAAATCCAAAGAAAACAACAAGCAGATCGATATCTCAGATATCAAATCTGAATTGGGACATGAGAAAGAAGGGGACAAATGTGATTCTAAGCACACTGAAGACAAGCAGGTAGAACAATTGCCTACAAGACTAAGAAATTATTCTGAAgagcaaataaatgaaattattttcagTTTGGAAGAACTCATACAAAGTCTTGAGCAGCAGCTGAATGATAGAATAAATTGGATACtgaagaaaagaagggaagtGAAAGCGAATATGGTTAGTCATACTCATGAGTTAATGAAGCTAAGTtcggagaaaaaaaagagagagcaaCCGGCTAAGGAGAAAGAGGAACTCAAAACTTCTATGTCTAAAATGAtgttaaataaagaaaaagttaGAGGAATCGCAACCGGTCAGCTCGACAGGCTATATGAAGAATTGGGAAAAGTTGAGGCTGAAAATCTTAGACTTCGAGCTGAGCTCACTGCCATTAAATTGAATGAATCAGAATCAAAGAAGAATATGAAACAGGctgtgaaaaaggaaaaggaaggcgTTGAAGAGATAGAAAGCTCAAAAAAACACATTAGCAAGACAAAAAGTCTGAttaatcaagaaaaagaaaagattcttCAGCAGGAAGTGGGGTTGAAAAATGTTGTTCAAGCCCAAGGAGAGGCCAAG CTGAAATtcaagcaagaaatggaagacaaAGAGCAGCCTCGCATTCTAGttttagaagaaaagaaaccaacTAGAATTGCAACAGAAGATAGAGACAGAAAGTTGTCATCATTGGAGCAAGAATTAGAGACAGAACGTCGATGTGTGATAGATGATAAGGAGAGGCGCATGCTGGAAGCATCCCATCTCAAGACACAGCACTTGTTGGCTTCAGGTGTTTTAGAGGCTGGAAGCTCACAAAACTTGGCTCAAGCAATGCTCATTCCTGATCACGGGAGCTGTATTGTCTGCTGCAAAAAAGAAGTTTCTGTTCTTTTCATGCCTTGTTCCCATCAAGTTGCATGCTTCAACTGCAGTGTGATTGTGGGAGAATATTGCCCTTCTTGTCGAGTgcaaattgatgaaaaatatAAGATTTATGGTGGTACATCTTAA